From Elaeis guineensis isolate ETL-2024a chromosome 16, EG11, whole genome shotgun sequence, a single genomic window includes:
- the LOC105032936 gene encoding putative F-box protein PP2-B12, translating into METDGGEIFCLPEECISHVISLTSPLDSCRSSAVSTTFRSAASSDTVWEHFLPSDYKSILSRAVHPVEYSSKRELFFRLCDPVLIDDGKMSFSLEKSSGAKCYMLSARQLFIVWADTPHYWRWLCLPNSRFSEVAQLLLVWWLEIRGKIESRMLTPKTTYGAYLIYKVDQTASQGLDFPNQETTVKLGAQVSKHTVRISPDDAETRRNRRMFRRFLNWRGMMLVPLAQDAEENNNNGARAPRARADGWLEMEMGEFYNDEGEDGDVEMSLMEVEGGNCKSGLIIQGIEIRPKN; encoded by the exons ATGGAAACGGACGGCGGCGAGATCTTCTGCCTGCCGGAAGAGTGCATCTCGCACGTAATCTCCCTGACGTCGCCTCTCGATTCGTGCCGGTCGTCGGCGGTCTCCACCACCTTCCGCTCCGCCGCCTCGTCCGACACCGTGTGGGAGCACTTCCTGCCATCCGATTACAAATCCATCCTTTCTAGGGCCGTCCATCCGGTGGAGTACTCGTCCAAGAGGGAGCTCTTCTTCCGCCTTTGCGATCCCGTTCTCATAGACGACGGCAAAATG AGTTTCTCACTGGAGAAATCGAGCGGCGCGAAGTGCTACATGCTGTCTGCCAGACAGCTTTTTATTGTATGGGCGGATACTCCCCATTATTGGAGATGGCTTTGTCTACCCAATTCCAG GTTTTCAGAGGTCGCTCAGCTGTTATTAGTTTGGTGGTTGGAGATTCGAGGCAAGATTGAAAGCAGAATGCTTACTCCTAAAACAACGTATGGCGCCTATCTCATCTACAAAGTAGATCAGACTGCTTCGCAAGGTCTTGACTTTCCAAATCAGGAAACAACGGTGAAACTGGGAGCCCAGGTGTCCAAACATACTGTGAGAATAAGCCCTGATGATGCCGAGACACGAAGGAACAGACGTATGTTTCGGCGTTTCCTGAACTGGCGTGGAATGATGTTGGTCCCGCTAGCTCAAGATGCAGAAGAGAACAACAACAATGGAGCTAGAGCCCCCCGGGCAAGGGCTGATGGCTGGCTGGAGATGGAGATGGGGGAGTTTTACAATGATGAGGGTGAGGATGGGGATGTGGAAATGAGTTTGATGGAAGTGGAAGGAGGGAATTGCAAGTCTGGACTCATCATCCAGGGTATTGAGATTAGGCCTAAAAACTAG